In a single window of the Zonotrichia leucophrys gambelii isolate GWCS_2022_RI chromosome 2, RI_Zleu_2.0, whole genome shotgun sequence genome:
- the TGM4 gene encoding protein-glutamine gamma-glutamyltransferase 4, whose protein sequence is MFSNTESSLKVTGVDFLKSQNTRQHHTDGYNIQSLVVRRGQPFQVQVSLSRELRAADKLTLRFGIGESPMKNRGSLLSLKPEKENFNGWKISMVERKGKECLLSVTSAPNAPVGIYNLQVKTGSNIYKPEKGVVYLLFNPWCEDDVVYMSDDAEKEEYVLNDTGTIYVGSAYSIYDRPWNFGQFEEFVLDACMYLLDKSKLSLDQRRDPAHVSRAMSALVNANDDSGVLLGNWSGNYVSGTSPMDWIGSVSILQKYYKTKKPVRYGQCWVFAGVLNTVMRCLGVPCRCVSTFDSAHDTEENLRVDVYLNEKGEKLNSLSFDSVWNFHVWNDAWMKRTDIPDGFSGWQAIDSTPQEQSQGRFQCGPCPVKAVREGDVYLPYDAKFVYAEVNADRVYWVVKKVNGKDKYFKVGTETQAIGKNISTKAVGQNRRVDITKEYKYPEGSKQERMSMQRAYSFLRPSGLMPRSGYASTVQGIGANTEPLVPKEPVTKTGLHLEITNTEPLHPGNPLEMAITVKISAPGNWTVDLIGSCQLQYYTGDVQANLGTVKEIITLEGPSEMQIPLKIAPDAYMKTLSSVEDEVLILVTAIAEVKETNDKLTKETSMRFQYPPITVQMPETATLYNDFNCAFIFKNKLNVTLENCKLLVEGLGIFKMTTFELGDIMPGRIMKSEIVCTPTRLGEKKIVAKLISNQIKGISTEKGIFITE, encoded by the exons ATGTTCAGCAACACTG agagcagtctgaAGGTCACTGGGGTTGACTTTCTGAAGAGCCAGAACACGCGGCAGCACCACACGGATGGGTACAACATCCAGAGCCTGGTGGTGCGGCGCGGGCAGCCCTTCCAGGTGCAGGTCAGCCtcagcagggagctcagggctgccGACAAGCTGACCCTGCGCTTTGGCATCG GTGAAAGTCCAATGAAAAACAGGGGGAGCCTGCTGTCGCTGAAACCAGAGAAGGAGAATTTCAATGGGTGGAAAATCTCCATGGTTGAGAGGAAAGGCAAAGAG TGCCTGCTGTCCGTCACCAGCGCGCCCAATGCCCCTGTGGGAATATACAACCTGCAAGTGAAGACTGGCAGTAACATTTACAAGCCTGAAAAAGGTGTTGTCTACCTTTTGTTCAATCCTTGGTGTGAAG atgaTGTTGTCTACATGTCCGATGATGCAGAGAAGGAGGAATACGTTCTCAACGACACTGGCACCATCTATGTTGGGTCTGCATACAGCATCTACGACAGGCCCTGGAATTTCGGGCAG TTTGAGGAATTTGTCTTGGATGCCTGCATGTATCTGCTGGACAAAAGCAAGCTCAGCCTGGATCAGAGAAGGGATCCTGCACATGTGTCCAGAGCCATGTCTGCTTTG GTTAATGCCAACGATGACAGCGGAGTCCTGCTGGGGAACTGGTCAGGGAACTACGTCAGTGGAACATCCCCTATGGATTGGATTGGGAGTGTGTCAATTTTGCAGAAGTACTACAAAACCAAGAAGCCGGTGCGTTATGGCCAGTGCTGGGTCTTTGCAGGAGTCCTCAACACAG tcaTGCGTTGCCTGGGGGTGCCATGCCGCTGTGTGAGCACCTTCGACTCGGCCCACGACACGGAGGAGAACCTGAGGGTTGATGTTTACCTGAAcgaaaaaggagaaaagctgaACTCGTTGTCCTTCGACTCTGTCTG GAACTTCCATGTGTGGAATGATGCCTGGATGAAGAGAACAGACATACCAGATGGGTTTAGTGGCTGGCAGGCAATTGATTCAACCCCTCAGGAGCAAAGTCAAG GTCGTTTCCAGTGTGGGCCCTGCCCGGTGAAGGCTGTGCGGGAAGGAGATGTGTACCTGCCCTACGACGCCAAGTTCGTGTACGCGGAGGTGAACGCTGACAGGGTCTACTGGGTGGTCAAGAAGGTGAACGGCAAGGATAAATACTTCAAGGTCGGCACGGAGACCCAAGCCATCGGCAAGAACATCAGCACAAAAGCCGTGGGGCAGAACAGGCGGGTAGACATCACCAAGGAGTACAAGTACCCCGAAG GCTCCAAACAGGAAAGGATGTCCATGCAAAGAGCTTACAGCTTCCTACGCCCTTCGGGGTTGATGCCTCGTTCAGGCTACGCTTCGACTGTGCAGGGAATAGGTGCCAACACCGAGCCTTTGGTCCCGAAGGAGCCAGTCACCAAGACTGGGCTCCACCTGGAGATAACCAATACAGAACCTTTGCATCCTGGCAATCCCCTGGAAATGGCCATCACAGTGAAGATCTCTGCTCCTGGGAACTGGACCGTTGACCTTATtggctcctgccagctgcagtaCTATACTGGAGACGTTCAGGCCAATCTTGGAACTGTCAAGGAGATCATCACTCTTGAAGGCCCATCTG agatgcagatcCCCCTGAAAATAGCACCCGATGCATACATGAAGACACTGTCCTCCGTGGAAGATGAAGTGCTCATCCTTGTCACTGCCATTGCCGAGGTCAAGGAAACCAACGACAAACTCACCAAGGAGACCTCAATGAGATTCCAGTATCCTCCCATCACTGTCCAG ATGCCAGAAACAGCCACTCTGTACAATGACTTCAACTGTGCATTCATCTTCAAGAACAAGCTGAATGTGACCCTGGAGAACTGCAAGCTGCTGGTGGAGGGCTTGGGCATATTTAAGATGACAACATTTGAGCTGGG GGACATAATGCCTGGCAGGATCATGAAGTCTGAAATAGTATGCACTCCGACAAGACtaggagagaagaaaattgtAGCCAAGCTGATCTCCAACCAGATCAAAGGCATCTCTACAGAGAAGGGCATCTTCATCACTGAGTAG